A portion of the Sporomusaceae bacterium FL31 genome contains these proteins:
- a CDS encoding universal stress protein encodes MLIIKPYQTILVPLDGSENSQIALAHAIYLAEQCRASISLLHVVNLSSVFALSPYEQSNYVLMKDVQDSLEEIGKKVLAEAASKIPAAIKSNSSLEFGSPGHIIVETAEKFKADLIVMGSRGLGPVKGLFMGSISNYVTGHAPIPVFIVRSA; translated from the coding sequence ATGCTTATTATAAAGCCCTATCAAACTATTCTCGTGCCACTAGATGGCTCAGAAAATTCACAGATTGCTTTAGCTCATGCAATTTATTTAGCCGAGCAATGCCGTGCTTCAATCTCATTATTACATGTCGTAAATTTATCATCTGTATTTGCATTGTCACCCTATGAACAAAGCAATTATGTTTTAATGAAAGATGTACAAGATTCTTTAGAAGAGATAGGGAAGAAAGTCTTAGCCGAAGCAGCATCAAAGATCCCTGCTGCTATAAAATCTAATAGCTCATTGGAATTTGGCTCACCAGGACATATTATTGTCGAAACAGCCGAAAAATTCAAAGCAGACCTTATTGTTATGGGAAGCCGAGGCTTAGGTCCAGTAAAAGGCTTATTTATGGGAAGTATCAGCAATTATGTAACTGGGCACGCACCAATCCCAGTATTTATTGTCAGATCCGCTTAA